A genomic segment from Conger conger chromosome 2, fConCon1.1, whole genome shotgun sequence encodes:
- the LOC133112951 gene encoding mucin-13-like, translating to MLVHKLIFFCWLVSTCFETSVTESASNEPATTSTSKPGVTTPTTVTQSTTASSTSEPTSLTQKPEDTTPTTVTQSTTASSTSEPTSPTQKPEDTTPTTVTQSTTASSTSEPTSPTQKPEDTTPTTVTQSTTASSTSEPTSPTQKPEDTTPTTVTQSTTASSTSEPTSPTQKPEDTMPTTVTQSTTASSTSEPTSPTQKPEDTTPTTVTQSTTASSTSEPTSPTQKPEDTTATTKPSETTVTSTPETIPPTQKPEDTTATTKPSETTVTSTPETTPTTTGNESPGTTTEAPSPSSTPEVTVSSGTQVTTSPPESTPTETTPTEPSTKTTATPTTAKPPACSLITCPFNSVCIELFDGPTCQCLPGSFFADGSCAKAKAFPGNLTLTALGFADEMLSPQSQLFKQTADNIIAVLKDVFADNPAYIESKVLQLSKGSVVATVDNIFQLTSEVNQQSVEKSISDSIKQCGDNCDLLNGATFKDVNLCQLKENPCDVTTTNCKSDVGVVSCSCISGYISTDFSERSCSVCPSGQKAEKNKCVPCPFGYAGLNCDDSSLLAVVVVSCVLGGFLLIMLLAFIIYSSRTKKKNYNSPYPPPQETRTTWSTDHLPVPKIPRASANINAQWDSSHLEMTESGSTRALVAKDRPGNGAMSSYDDLRTFTGKNQSRYSYLNHGQDNPHFISDNGRGTK from the exons ATGTTAGTTCataaacttatttttttctgctggcTTGTGTCAACATGTTTTGAGACATCGG TCACAGAGAGTGCTAGCAATGAACCGGCAACAACATCAACCAGCAAACCAGGGGTTACTACGCCCACAACTGTAACCCAGAGCACCACTGCTTCCTCAACATCAGAACCTACATCTCTCACCCAGAAACCAGAGGATACGACGCCCACAACTGTAACCCAGAGCACCACTGCTTCCTCAACATCAGAACCTACATCTCCCACCCAGAAACCAGAGGATACGACGCCCACAACTGTAACCCAGAGCACCACTGCTTCCTCAACATCAGAACCTACATCTCCCACCCAGAAACCAGAGGATACGACGCCCACAACTGTAACCCAGAGCACCACTGCTTCCTCAACATCAGAACCTACATCTCCCACCCAGAAACCAGAGGATACGACGCCCACAACTGTAACCCAGAGCACCACTGCTTCCTCAACATCAGAACCTACATCTCCCACCCAGAAACCAGAGGATACGATGCCCACAACTGTAACCCAGAGCACCACTGCTTCCTCAACATCAGAACCTACATCTCCCACCCAGAAACCAGAGGATACGACGCCCACAACTGTAACCCAGAGCACCACTGCTTCCTCAACATCAGAACCTACATCTCCCACCCAGAAACCAGAGGATACGACGGCCACAACCAAGCCCAGTGAAACCACTGTTACCTCAACACCAGAAACTATACCTCCCACCCAGAAACCAGAGGATACCACGGCCACAACCAAGCCCAGTGAAACCACTGTTACCTCAACACCAGAAACTACACCTACCACAACAGGGAATGAGTCTCCGGGAACCACCACAGAAGCACCCTCGCCCAGCTCAACACCTGAAG TTACGGTCAGTTCAGGAACCCAGGTGACCACCTCCCCACCGGAGTCCACCCCAACTGAGACCACCCCGACAGAACCCAGCACTAAAACAACTGCCACGCCCACCACCGCTAAGCCACCAG cctgcagcctgATTACATGTCCATTTAACAGCGTCTGCATTGAATTGTTTGATGGTCCCACCTGCCAGTGTCTTCCTGGGTCATTCTTTGCTGATGGCAGCTGTGCGAAAG CTAAGGCCTTCCCTGGAAACCTGACACTCACGGCATTGGGGTTTGCAGATGAAATGCTATCCCCTCAGTCCCAATTATTTAAGCAAACGGCAGACAATATAATAGCTGTG ctgaaaGATGTATTTGCCGACAACCCAGCATATATTGAATCCAAAGTCTTACAACTCAG TAAAGGCAGTGTGGTAGCGACGGTGGACAACATTTTCCAGCTCACCTCCGAGGTTAACCAGCAATCCGTTGAGAAAAGCATAAGTGACTCGATTAAACAGTGTGGGGACAACTGTGACTTACTAAATGGTGCAACATTCAAAG ACGTTAACCTATGCCAGCTGAAAGAAAATCCTTGTGATGTGACTACAACAAATTGTAAAAGCGATGTTGGCGTTGTCAGCTGTTCCTGTATTTCTGGCTACATCTCGACAGACTTCTCAGAAAGAAGCTGCTCAG TCTGCCCCAGTGGACAGAAAGCAGAGAAGAACAAATGTGTCCC CTGTCCATTCGGCTATGCAGGATTGAACTGCGATGATT CTTCCCTgctggcggtggtggtggtctCCTGCGTGCTGGGTGGATTCCTGCTCATCATGCTGCTAGCTTTTATCATCTACAGCTCCAG GACAAAAAAGAAGAACTACAACAGTCCTTACCCCCCACCTCAGGAGACCAGGACCACTTGGTCCACTGATCACTTGCCTGTACCCAAGATCCCGCGAGCCAGCGCTAACATCAATGCCCAGTGGGACTCATCCCATTTGGAGATGACGGAGAGCGGCAGCACACGGGCCCTGGTCGCCAAAGATCGCCCTGGAAACGgagcg ATGTCCTCTTACGATGACCTGAGGACCTTCACGGGCAAAAACCAGTCACGCTATTCCTATCTGAACCACGGCCAGGACAACCCACACTTCATCTCGGACAATGGACGTGGAACCAAATAG